One genomic region from Candidatus Polarisedimenticolia bacterium encodes:
- the purM gene encoding phosphoribosylformylglycinamidine cyclo-ligase, with product MPGSVKGGGRERPARPAAPPQAPGRGDGAARRLTYKDAGVDIDAKMRAIQKIRLIARGTFKKGVLSDIGSFGGLYDLAAAGPLRRPILVSSTDGVGTKLKVAIQAGQHKTIGMDLVNHCINDILVQGAMPLFFLDYIAMGKVDAGVMIDVVSGLARACREAGCALIGGETAEMPDLYKPGDYDLAGFIVGVVDRDHVIDGARIASGDVLIGLPSTGLHTNGYSLARKIFFERRKFRPDTRLPELNRTVGEELLQVHRSYLPALRGLIATGAVYGLAHITGGGCTDNIPRILPRGIAARIDVGTWPVPPVFEYLRTEGRIDDDEMFRTFNMGIGMVLVVPLHRESEVVKHLDGLGEKHYRIGEIVRGNRNVIYVRRSGPDRAGARSTAGA from the coding sequence ATGCCAGGGAGCGTGAAGGGAGGAGGGCGGGAGCGCCCGGCGCGTCCCGCGGCGCCGCCGCAGGCCCCCGGGCGTGGCGACGGGGCCGCGCGCCGGCTCACGTACAAGGACGCCGGCGTCGACATCGACGCCAAGATGCGCGCCATCCAGAAGATCCGCCTTATCGCGCGGGGCACCTTCAAGAAGGGGGTCCTGAGCGACATCGGGTCGTTCGGCGGCCTGTACGACCTGGCGGCGGCGGGGCCGCTCCGCCGCCCGATCCTCGTGAGCAGCACGGACGGGGTCGGCACCAAGCTCAAGGTGGCGATCCAGGCCGGCCAGCACAAGACCATCGGCATGGACCTGGTCAACCATTGCATCAACGACATCCTGGTGCAGGGGGCCATGCCGCTCTTCTTCCTCGACTACATCGCCATGGGGAAGGTGGACGCCGGCGTGATGATCGACGTGGTGTCGGGCCTGGCGCGCGCCTGCCGGGAGGCCGGCTGCGCCCTGATCGGCGGAGAGACTGCGGAAATGCCCGACCTGTACAAGCCGGGAGACTACGACCTGGCCGGGTTCATCGTCGGCGTGGTCGATCGCGATCACGTCATCGACGGGGCGCGCATCGCCTCGGGGGACGTGCTCATCGGCCTGCCGTCCACGGGGCTGCACACCAACGGCTACTCGCTGGCGCGGAAGATCTTCTTCGAGCGGCGCAAGTTCCGGCCCGACACCCGCCTGCCGGAGCTGAACCGGACGGTCGGGGAGGAGCTCCTGCAGGTGCACCGGTCCTACCTGCCGGCGCTGCGCGGCCTGATCGCGACCGGCGCGGTCTACGGCCTGGCGCACATCACCGGCGGAGGCTGCACCGACAACATCCCCCGCATCCTGCCGCGCGGCATCGCGGCGCGCATCGACGTGGGAACCTGGCCGGTGCCTCCGGTCTTCGAGTATCTCCGGACCGAGGGGCGGATCGACGACGACGAGATGTTCCGGACCTTCAACATGGGAATCGGCATGGTCCTCGTGGTGCCGCTCCACCGGGAGAGCGAGGTCGTGAAACACCTCGATGGCCTGGGGGAGAAGCATTACCGGATCGGCGAGATCGTCCGCGGCAACCGGAACGTGATCTACGTCCGGAGGAGCGGGCCGGACCGCGCCGGGGCCCGATCCACGGCGGGAGCCTAA